In Terriglobus sp. TAA 43, a single window of DNA contains:
- a CDS encoding L-threonylcarbamoyladenylate synthase, producing MSAEVLRIHPDEPEAELVGYVSQCVERGQVVALPTDTFYGLAVDPVNLRAVEQIYELKSRAKHKPLSLLVGSTAQGYELARGLDSAFDKLAERFWPGPLTIIVKAGSKLPLRVTAYTGNVAIRVPEAPIARAVVEHLGMPITATSANLAGHPECSHARCVREQLGDKIPLIVDGGPTARTVPTTIVDLSGGGNSWMILREGAIPTHEIALALQH from the coding sequence ATGTCGGCAGAAGTGTTGCGGATTCATCCGGATGAACCAGAGGCAGAGCTGGTGGGGTATGTGTCGCAGTGTGTGGAGCGTGGCCAGGTGGTGGCGCTGCCGACGGACACGTTCTACGGTCTGGCCGTAGACCCGGTGAATCTGCGTGCAGTGGAGCAGATTTACGAGTTGAAGAGCCGCGCGAAGCATAAGCCGTTGTCGCTGCTGGTGGGAAGTACCGCACAGGGATACGAGCTGGCCCGGGGATTGGATAGCGCCTTTGACAAGCTGGCGGAACGATTCTGGCCGGGGCCTCTGACGATCATCGTGAAGGCGGGTTCGAAATTGCCACTGAGGGTGACGGCGTACACCGGCAATGTGGCGATTCGCGTGCCGGAAGCTCCGATTGCGCGTGCGGTGGTGGAACATTTGGGAATGCCGATCACCGCGACTTCTGCGAACCTGGCGGGGCATCCCGAGTGTAGCCACGCGCGGTGTGTGCGCGAGCAGTTGGGCGATAAGATTCCGCTGATTGTGGATGGCGGCCCGACCGCGCGAACGGTGCCCACGACGATTGTGGATCTGAGCGGTGGCGGAAATTCGTGGATGATTCTGCGTGAAGGCGCGATCCCAACGCATGAGATTGCGCTGGCACTCCAGCACTAA
- a CDS encoding replication-associated recombination protein A, protein MGGLFGNLDPVGAPLNRRDIPLPERMRPTTLDEFAGQKHLIGPGKPLRLAIDRGEPGSMIFWGPPGTGKTTLAKIIARATSATFIEFSAVTAGIKEIKQVMADAERAAASGSRTILFVDEIHRFNKAQQDAFLPFVERGAIRLIGATTENPSFEVNAALLSRCRVYVLQSIPDAEIVALLQRALTDEDRGLGSLQLTAAEGALEAIASFSNGDARYALNALETAASLLIGRGETTLTREAVGDALQQRTLLYDKNGEQHYDLISALHKSVRNSDVDASLYWLRRMLAAGEDPMYVARRVVRMAVEDIGLAAPEALNLTLSAQQAMHLLGSPEGELALAQAVVYLALAPKSNAVYVAFNETAADVNATGAQPVPLHLRNAPTRLLKNLNYGKDYQYAHDLPGKVADMQCLPEGLEDRRYYRPTDQGRERQLSQRMEEIARAKAEAANQNRRK, encoded by the coding sequence ATGGGCGGTCTCTTCGGCAATCTCGATCCCGTAGGCGCGCCGCTGAACCGCCGCGACATTCCACTCCCCGAGCGCATGCGCCCCACCACGCTCGACGAGTTCGCCGGCCAGAAACACCTCATCGGCCCCGGCAAACCCCTGCGCCTCGCCATCGACCGCGGCGAGCCCGGCTCCATGATCTTCTGGGGCCCTCCCGGCACCGGCAAAACCACGCTGGCAAAAATCATCGCGCGCGCCACCTCCGCCACCTTCATTGAGTTCTCCGCCGTCACCGCCGGCATTAAAGAAATCAAGCAGGTCATGGCCGACGCGGAACGCGCCGCCGCCTCCGGCTCCCGCACCATCCTCTTCGTCGACGAAATCCATCGCTTCAACAAAGCCCAGCAGGACGCCTTCCTGCCCTTCGTCGAACGCGGCGCCATCCGCCTCATAGGGGCCACCACAGAAAACCCATCCTTCGAAGTCAACGCCGCATTGCTCTCCCGTTGCCGCGTCTACGTACTGCAATCCATCCCCGACGCAGAGATCGTAGCGCTCCTCCAGCGCGCACTCACCGACGAAGATCGCGGCCTCGGCAGCCTTCAACTCACCGCAGCCGAAGGCGCACTCGAAGCCATCGCATCGTTCTCTAACGGCGACGCCCGCTACGCTCTCAACGCCCTCGAAACTGCAGCATCGCTCCTCATCGGTCGCGGCGAAACCACGCTCACGCGCGAAGCCGTCGGCGACGCACTCCAGCAACGCACGCTCCTCTACGACAAGAACGGCGAGCAGCACTACGACCTCATCAGCGCGCTCCACAAAAGCGTGCGCAACTCTGACGTCGACGCCTCGCTCTACTGGCTACGCCGCATGTTGGCCGCAGGCGAAGACCCCATGTACGTTGCCAGAAGAGTCGTCCGCATGGCCGTAGAAGACATCGGATTGGCCGCACCAGAAGCGCTCAATCTCACCTTGTCCGCGCAACAAGCCATGCATCTACTCGGCTCCCCCGAAGGCGAACTCGCACTCGCACAGGCTGTCGTCTATCTCGCACTCGCACCCAAATCCAACGCCGTCTACGTAGCCTTCAACGAGACCGCAGCAGACGTGAACGCCACCGGCGCACAACCAGTACCGTTGCATCTGCGCAACGCCCCAACGCGCCTGCTGAAGAACCTCAACTACGGCAAGGACTACCAGTACGCGCACGATCTCCCCGGCAAAGTCGCCGACATGCAGTGCCTGCCCGAAGGCCTCGAAGATCGCCGCTACTACCGCCCCACCGACCAGGGTCGCGAACGCCAGCTATCCCAACGCATGGAAGAAATCGCCCGTGCCAAAGCCGAAGCCGCAAATCAAAACAGGCGTAAGTAA
- a CDS encoding YdcF family protein: MARRSERRQRGGGHPFRTLLVVVVLIAAAWFASLYVRIDRVAQEDQAAPSDAIAVFGAAQYVGRPSPVYHARLDHVVSLYEHGMAPYIVTLGGSSDKKNGLSEGDVGRNYLLANGVPYDHIIAETRSLDTGEQVDQLARIARDNQWKRVIVVSDGTHLFRIRALCEREGLNVLTSPRAAYGNLSAWGHFTRITHEMLSYTFLRLHVEAGWAKRWMEGKEEA; the protein is encoded by the coding sequence ATGGCACGACGATCCGAAAGACGGCAGCGCGGCGGCGGACACCCATTCCGAACGCTGCTTGTGGTGGTCGTGCTGATCGCCGCGGCGTGGTTTGCCAGTTTGTATGTGCGCATTGACCGCGTGGCGCAGGAAGACCAGGCAGCGCCTTCGGATGCGATTGCGGTATTTGGGGCGGCGCAATATGTGGGGCGTCCATCGCCGGTGTATCACGCACGGCTGGACCACGTGGTTTCGCTCTACGAACATGGCATGGCGCCTTACATTGTGACGCTGGGCGGTTCGTCCGATAAGAAAAACGGACTGAGCGAAGGCGATGTGGGGCGTAACTACCTGCTGGCCAATGGCGTGCCGTATGACCACATCATTGCGGAGACGCGGTCGCTGGACACAGGCGAGCAGGTGGACCAACTGGCGCGCATTGCACGCGACAACCAATGGAAGCGTGTGATTGTGGTGAGCGATGGCACGCATCTGTTCCGGATACGGGCATTATGTGAGCGCGAGGGGCTAAATGTGTTGACGTCTCCACGTGCGGCCTACGGAAACTTGTCAGCATGGGGACATTTCACACGGATTACACACGAAATGTTGAGCTACACCTTCCTTCGGCTGCATGTGGAGGCCGGATGGGCGAAACGATGGATGGAAGGGAAGGAAGAGGCTTAG
- a CDS encoding anti-sigma factor domain-containing protein has product MTRQQPVTAEDLYLYAMQLLLPEEQTRLQEFLQHSPEARKELANVHGDLILLSMTPEQHTPPALCRQRLLKQIARGKKSQSAIHSVADRATAQHAIATDPILTPEPAPDRLSAIRDDSYTPSPEASLPFRSFQEEEPQRNIFTRLLPWAGWALAAGLAASTFTLWHKAETLQETATTANAKAARIATESDNSLRVLDVLRNSAAQRFQLTKQSSQPIANARVTYVSETGSLIFQGANLDQLPAGKVYELWLIPVGEGRTPIPAGTFRPDERGYASIVLPDIPKGVVAGTFGVTMEEEGGAKNPTLPILMIGA; this is encoded by the coding sequence ATGACCCGGCAACAACCCGTCACCGCCGAAGACCTTTACCTGTACGCCATGCAGCTGCTGTTGCCTGAAGAGCAAACGCGTCTTCAGGAATTCCTCCAGCATTCTCCTGAAGCTCGCAAAGAGCTGGCGAATGTCCACGGCGATCTCATCCTCCTGTCGATGACGCCGGAACAGCACACACCGCCAGCACTCTGCCGCCAGCGTCTCCTCAAGCAGATTGCGCGTGGCAAGAAATCACAATCTGCAATCCATTCCGTCGCCGATCGCGCCACAGCGCAGCACGCCATCGCGACAGATCCGATCCTGACGCCGGAACCCGCTCCCGACCGCCTCAGCGCCATTCGCGACGATAGCTACACGCCGTCGCCGGAAGCTTCGCTGCCCTTCCGCTCCTTTCAGGAAGAAGAGCCCCAGCGAAACATCTTCACGCGGCTTCTTCCGTGGGCAGGATGGGCCTTGGCCGCGGGTCTCGCCGCCAGCACCTTCACCCTGTGGCATAAAGCCGAAACTCTGCAGGAGACAGCCACAACGGCGAACGCGAAGGCAGCGCGCATCGCGACAGAGTCTGACAATTCACTGCGAGTGCTCGACGTCCTGCGCAATAGCGCGGCCCAGCGGTTCCAGCTCACAAAGCAAAGCTCGCAGCCCATCGCGAATGCGCGGGTCACCTACGTGTCGGAGACGGGTTCGCTCATCTTTCAGGGCGCAAACCTTGACCAGTTGCCCGCAGGTAAAGTCTACGAACTCTGGCTCATCCCCGTAGGCGAAGGCCGCACGCCCATTCCTGCAGGAACCTTCCGCCCCGACGAACGCGGTTACGCCAGCATCGTCCTGCCCGACATCCCCAAGGGAGTTGTCGCGGGCACCTTCGGCGTCACCATGGAAGAAGAAGGCGGAGCGAAGAACCCCACCCTGCCCATCCTCATGATCGGCGCGTAG
- a CDS encoding M61 family metallopeptidase, with amino-acid sequence MLKQSRSLVAAAVLVCGMSVHAQKTPIQITADLTEGVRHLYHAEIDIPVKPDSTADLITPKWIPGTHAPGGPIGAITGVVFTGNGETLKWRRDDVELAEFHVPVPKGVTSIHAHLDCIIPGRVTSKMSVLEWEHLMLYPAHVPVKEIAIQPSVTVPAGWGTGTALKPVGTVPTPKTTGVLEGAHTPPADAVTTKYDVTTVEQLEDSPVITGKYFHEFALAPEISPKHFLDVVADEPEDAKMRPETLAEIGNLVREADANYGSHHYNEYHFLLTLSDRAGGEGLEHGQSSDNGTGEKGFADDVHQLAEADLLAHEFTHSWNGKYRRPARLYQPDFATPQQGDLMWVYEGMTQYWGNVLAARAGLKNAEGYRDLLALSAAQLDYKRGRNWRSTEDTGIAGSLIRGGNPQWMNWRRGQDYYQEGELVWLDADTLIRKLTDNKKSLTDFAKIFLGKGGNTGPLIVGYEFPEIVADLNQVVKYDWDKFLRDRINGVDPQVDLDGIERGGYKLVYQDHPSKGERMLAGSRRGGLNVWYSLGMRISGEGLIGDVLWDGPSDRAKLGPGEKIVSVNGQAFSADALKAAIVKAKADPAPIHLLVQQEDAILPVDVNYHDGERYAVLVRQEGTPDYLGDILKPLTTPQAAAK; translated from the coding sequence ATGTTGAAACAGTCCCGCAGTCTTGTTGCCGCCGCAGTGCTTGTGTGCGGCATGTCCGTTCATGCGCAGAAGACGCCGATTCAGATCACGGCTGATCTGACTGAGGGCGTTCGCCACCTGTATCACGCGGAGATTGATATCCCGGTGAAGCCGGACTCGACTGCGGACCTGATCACGCCGAAGTGGATTCCGGGCACGCATGCTCCGGGTGGGCCGATTGGCGCGATTACCGGCGTGGTGTTTACGGGCAATGGCGAGACGCTGAAGTGGCGTCGTGATGATGTGGAACTGGCCGAGTTTCACGTGCCGGTGCCGAAGGGCGTAACGAGCATCCATGCGCATCTGGACTGCATTATCCCGGGACGTGTGACTTCGAAGATGAGCGTGCTGGAGTGGGAACACCTGATGCTGTATCCCGCGCATGTGCCGGTGAAGGAGATTGCGATTCAGCCTTCTGTGACGGTGCCTGCGGGATGGGGTACGGGCACGGCGCTGAAGCCGGTAGGTACGGTTCCGACGCCCAAGACGACGGGCGTTCTGGAAGGCGCGCATACGCCTCCTGCTGACGCTGTGACGACGAAGTATGACGTGACGACGGTGGAGCAGTTGGAAGATTCGCCGGTGATCACGGGCAAGTACTTCCACGAGTTCGCGCTGGCTCCAGAGATTTCGCCGAAGCACTTTCTTGATGTCGTGGCGGATGAGCCGGAGGACGCGAAGATGCGTCCGGAGACGCTGGCTGAAATTGGAAACCTGGTGCGCGAGGCTGATGCGAACTATGGCTCGCATCATTACAACGAGTACCACTTCCTGCTGACGCTCTCAGACCGCGCGGGCGGCGAGGGGCTGGAGCATGGCCAGTCTTCTGACAACGGTACGGGCGAAAAGGGATTTGCGGACGATGTGCACCAGTTGGCTGAAGCTGACTTGCTGGCGCATGAGTTCACGCACTCGTGGAACGGCAAGTATCGTCGTCCGGCACGCCTTTACCAACCGGATTTTGCGACTCCACAGCAGGGCGACCTGATGTGGGTGTACGAAGGCATGACGCAGTACTGGGGCAATGTTCTGGCGGCGCGTGCGGGCCTGAAGAACGCCGAGGGATATCGCGATCTGCTGGCGCTTTCTGCGGCGCAGTTGGATTACAAGCGCGGCCGCAACTGGCGTTCGACGGAAGACACGGGGATTGCAGGAAGCCTGATTCGTGGTGGCAATCCGCAGTGGATGAACTGGCGTCGTGGGCAGGATTATTACCAGGAAGGCGAACTGGTCTGGCTGGATGCGGATACGTTGATCCGCAAGCTGACGGACAACAAGAAGTCGCTGACGGACTTTGCAAAGATTTTCCTGGGCAAGGGCGGCAATACTGGTCCGTTGATTGTTGGGTATGAGTTCCCGGAGATTGTTGCTGATCTGAACCAGGTGGTGAAGTACGACTGGGACAAGTTCCTGCGCGACCGCATCAATGGAGTAGATCCGCAGGTGGATCTGGACGGCATTGAGCGCGGCGGCTACAAGCTGGTGTACCAGGATCATCCGAGCAAGGGCGAGCGGATGTTGGCAGGCAGCCGTCGCGGTGGACTGAATGTCTGGTACTCGCTGGGAATGCGCATTTCCGGTGAGGGCTTGATTGGCGACGTACTGTGGGATGGGCCTTCGGACCGCGCGAAGCTGGGACCTGGAGAAAAGATTGTCAGCGTGAACGGACAGGCTTTCTCCGCTGATGCTCTGAAGGCTGCGATCGTGAAGGCGAAGGCTGACCCTGCGCCGATTCACCTGCTGGTGCAGCAGGAAGACGCGATTCTGCCGGTGGATGTGAACTATCACGACGGTGAACGCTATGCGGTGCTCGTACGGCAGGAGGGAACGCCCGATTATCTGGGTGACATCCTGAAGCCGTTGACTACGCCACAGGCTGCA
- a CDS encoding YncE family protein has product MVSLPRQVFRVSAAGLSAIAVLAIAGCGNNYRPVVSAINPVGPSTQPLVYATAVADPGNGNDGLATVVNVFGETVAATAAVAPSPLYFTVDSGGQAYVLHSGNSVIDSFSAAEGLMTTTVKHSSLAQGVNPTQITTNGTAGPVFIIEPTVNKVAVLSAGTPPTIRQELPVPANPVYTIANASATRVYTLSQGATPGTGLGTATAIEAGTGTANNAISASIPVGINPIYGVMTPDARRAFVLNQGSGTVTVINTVGNNLDKTITVGSNPIWADVAPAINEIAVLNKGNGTSAGSLSIINVALCNQVALPGNAACDANNPADAANFGTVLSTVPVGVNPVQVAILSDLSKAYVANADGTVTVVDMNTMVATKTITVGGSLNWIQAVAGNPTGKILVTAADTQTLTMIRTDTDVVTSTIQLQGKGIGVRVSQ; this is encoded by the coding sequence TTGGTTTCACTTCCACGTCAGGTATTTCGCGTAAGCGCGGCTGGTTTGAGCGCAATTGCGGTGTTGGCCATTGCCGGTTGCGGCAATAACTATCGGCCAGTTGTCAGCGCGATCAATCCGGTTGGTCCTTCGACTCAGCCGCTGGTATACGCCACGGCAGTTGCCGATCCGGGCAACGGCAACGATGGTCTTGCGACGGTCGTTAATGTTTTTGGCGAGACGGTGGCCGCCACGGCCGCTGTTGCTCCGAGTCCTCTGTACTTTACGGTGGATTCGGGAGGCCAGGCTTATGTTCTGCATAGCGGCAATTCGGTCATCGACTCGTTTAGTGCTGCTGAAGGCCTGATGACGACGACGGTGAAGCATTCGTCGCTGGCGCAGGGTGTAAATCCGACGCAGATTACGACGAACGGCACTGCTGGTCCGGTTTTCATCATCGAGCCGACGGTGAACAAGGTGGCTGTGCTGTCGGCAGGAACACCTCCGACGATCCGTCAGGAACTGCCAGTACCGGCGAATCCTGTGTACACCATCGCTAATGCGAGCGCGACGCGTGTGTACACGCTGAGCCAGGGTGCAACTCCGGGTACCGGTCTTGGTACGGCGACGGCTATCGAAGCGGGTACCGGAACAGCGAACAATGCGATCTCCGCAAGCATTCCTGTGGGTATCAACCCTATTTACGGTGTGATGACGCCGGATGCGCGCCGCGCTTTCGTCCTGAATCAGGGCAGCGGTACGGTGACCGTGATCAACACGGTGGGCAACAATCTGGATAAGACCATCACGGTTGGATCGAACCCGATCTGGGCAGATGTGGCTCCTGCGATTAATGAGATTGCTGTGCTGAACAAGGGCAACGGAACGTCTGCTGGATCGCTGAGCATTATCAACGTGGCGCTCTGCAACCAGGTTGCGCTGCCGGGCAATGCGGCCTGCGATGCAAACAATCCGGCAGATGCTGCGAACTTTGGCACGGTGCTGTCGACCGTTCCGGTGGGCGTGAATCCGGTGCAGGTGGCGATTCTGTCGGACCTGAGCAAGGCTTACGTGGCGAATGCCGATGGCACGGTTACGGTGGTGGACATGAACACGATGGTGGCCACCAAGACGATCACCGTGGGCGGTTCGCTGAACTGGATTCAGGCTGTTGCGGGCAATCCTACCGGCAAGATTCTGGTAACTGCTGCGGATACGCAGACGCTGACGATGATCCGTACCGATACGGACGTTGTGACGTCGACCATTCAGTTGCAGGGCAAGGGTATTGGAGTTCGCGTTTCGCAGTAA
- a CDS encoding sigma-70 family RNA polymerase sigma factor, with protein sequence MRIRIQFWTRTPPEDALTSSTPMASSSEFSFGNITPRPNPAEPFARSFSRESEILPSSDDGFLLRGVQRGDEAAIAQLFDRYAKLVYSVALRVLRDPSSAEDVLHEVFLNLWNQSESYNDATASLGGSLAVAARNRSLDTLRRKKTDAKVQEFQLPSAVRLSEESDRNGTLGRTRAALLNLPAEQRKTLDMAYFDGLTHTEIAELTGDPASTVKTRIRTGLLQLRKAMQG encoded by the coding sequence TTGCGGATTCGCATCCAGTTCTGGACACGCACACCGCCTGAGGATGCGCTGACTTCTTCCACGCCCATGGCATCATCATCAGAATTTTCTTTCGGCAACATCACACCGCGCCCCAATCCCGCGGAACCTTTCGCGCGTTCCTTTTCCCGCGAGAGCGAGATCCTGCCCTCCAGCGACGACGGCTTCCTTCTCCGCGGCGTCCAGCGCGGAGACGAAGCAGCCATAGCGCAACTCTTTGACCGCTATGCGAAGCTCGTCTACTCCGTGGCACTCCGCGTCCTGCGTGATCCTTCCTCCGCGGAAGACGTTCTTCATGAAGTCTTCCTGAATCTCTGGAACCAGTCAGAGTCGTACAACGATGCAACTGCATCACTGGGCGGATCGCTCGCCGTAGCTGCACGCAACCGCTCGCTGGACACGCTCCGTCGCAAGAAAACAGACGCAAAGGTGCAGGAGTTCCAATTGCCCTCCGCAGTCCGTCTCTCCGAAGAATCGGATCGCAACGGGACACTCGGACGTACTCGCGCCGCGCTACTGAATCTGCCTGCCGAACAGCGCAAAACGCTCGACATGGCTTACTTCGACGGCCTCACGCACACGGAAATCGCCGAGTTAACCGGCGACCCTGCTTCCACCGTGAAGACTCGTATCCGTACAGGGCTGCTGCAGCTCAGAAAGGCCATGCAGGGATGA
- a CDS encoding NAD(+)/NADH kinase, which yields MQHVAIISKPQKPELVTLLPELIYFLKERGFEAHLDETSAAYVKEHGMLRESMAGCCPSLVIVLGGDGTLLSAARAFAKTDTPILSANLGSLGFLTEVPLSEIYKTFDAWQEGSCSVDQRSMMHAELWRDGKVYQAWDALNDVVISKGAIARMGDYSIQIGGQSVARFRADGMIVATPTGSTAYSLAANGPIVMGSVDAMVVTPICPHLLTLRPIVTPADTEICISVVGIADQTFLTVDGQEAVELKLSDEVHCRRSQYSVRLIRLGEHGLFNVLRSKLKWGER from the coding sequence ATGCAGCACGTTGCCATTATTTCGAAGCCGCAGAAGCCGGAACTCGTCACCTTGTTGCCGGAGCTTATTTATTTTCTGAAGGAACGCGGCTTTGAAGCGCATCTGGATGAGACAAGCGCGGCGTATGTAAAAGAACACGGCATGCTTCGTGAGAGCATGGCGGGTTGTTGTCCGTCGCTGGTGATTGTTCTGGGTGGCGATGGTACGTTGTTGTCGGCTGCGCGCGCCTTTGCCAAGACGGATACGCCGATCCTGAGTGCGAATCTTGGTTCGTTAGGTTTCCTAACGGAAGTGCCGCTGTCGGAAATTTATAAGACATTCGACGCTTGGCAGGAGGGATCCTGCTCCGTGGATCAGCGCAGCATGATGCATGCGGAGCTGTGGCGCGATGGCAAGGTGTACCAGGCGTGGGACGCGCTGAACGATGTGGTGATCAGCAAGGGCGCGATTGCGCGTATGGGCGATTACTCGATTCAGATTGGCGGGCAGAGTGTGGCACGGTTTCGCGCGGATGGCATGATCGTGGCCACTCCGACAGGCTCGACCGCGTACAGCCTGGCGGCGAATGGGCCGATTGTGATGGGCAGTGTGGATGCCATGGTGGTGACGCCGATCTGCCCGCATCTGCTGACGCTGCGTCCGATTGTGACGCCTGCGGATACGGAGATTTGCATTTCTGTGGTGGGGATTGCGGACCAGACATTTCTGACGGTGGATGGGCAGGAAGCCGTTGAATTGAAGCTGTCGGATGAGGTGCATTGCCGCCGCTCGCAGTACTCGGTACGGCTGATCCGGTTGGGCGAGCATGGTTTGTTTAACGTGCTGCGGTCGAAGCTGAAGTGGGGCGAGCGGTAG
- a CDS encoding RNA methyltransferase, with translation MPERITSRTNARVKALRTALTTRKSDHIGIEGFHLVREAIASGLQLDTLYLREDLAHLLRDLPEDAAREVLLLSPDAFQAATETENAQGAAALLERPELPYAPRTGDLILIADGLQDPGNLGTLIRSAEAFGASAVALTPGTVDPWNGKCLRAAAGAAFRVPLPRCDNALIQALKAVDSQLLAAVAKDGEAAHATDLRGTIALVIGNEGAGVSRRMLSICDKQITLATTGPTESLNAAVAGSLLLYEASQQRNF, from the coding sequence ATGCCCGAACGAATCACAAGCCGCACCAACGCCCGCGTCAAAGCCCTTCGCACCGCGCTGACCACGCGCAAGTCCGACCACATCGGCATCGAAGGCTTCCATCTCGTCCGCGAGGCCATCGCCAGCGGCCTGCAACTCGACACGCTCTACCTCCGCGAAGACCTCGCGCACCTCCTGCGCGACCTCCCAGAAGACGCCGCCCGCGAAGTTCTGCTCCTCAGCCCCGACGCCTTCCAGGCCGCCACCGAAACCGAGAACGCGCAGGGCGCAGCCGCTCTCCTCGAACGACCCGAACTCCCCTACGCCCCGCGCACCGGCGACCTCATCCTCATCGCCGATGGCCTGCAGGACCCGGGCAATCTCGGCACCCTCATCCGTTCCGCCGAAGCCTTCGGGGCCTCCGCCGTGGCGCTCACGCCCGGCACCGTCGATCCCTGGAACGGCAAATGCCTCCGCGCCGCCGCTGGAGCCGCCTTCCGAGTCCCGCTCCCCCGCTGCGACAACGCACTGATCCAGGCACTAAAAGCCGTAGACAGCCAACTCCTAGCAGCCGTGGCCAAAGACGGCGAAGCCGCCCACGCCACCGACCTCCGCGGCACCATCGCACTAGTCATCGGCAACGAAGGCGCAGGCGTCTCCAGGCGGATGTTGTCGATCTGCGACAAGCAGATCACCTTAGCAACCACCGGCCCCACAGAAAGCCTCAACGCCGCAGTCGCAGGCTCCCTTCTGCTCTACGAAGCATCCCAACAGAGGAACTTCTAA
- a CDS encoding TlyA family RNA methyltransferase — MAKVRLDKALVERGLVPSRERAASLILAGRVLVDEQKQTKAGFAMAEDAAIRILGEDMPYVSRGGLKLRGALDHWKIDLAGRLCVDIGASTGGFTDCMLQAGAVGVLAVDTGYGQLAMSLRMDARVKLLERTNARLLEPGALLSEAGALSADVAPSFFSMDVSFISASLVIAAVVAALTKPESKWAGECVVLVKPQFEAGREWVGKGGIVRDPEAYRIATERVKEAIRVAGGETMEVIDSPITGMEGNREFLLYARFA, encoded by the coding sequence ATGGCAAAGGTTCGGTTGGATAAGGCATTGGTTGAGCGAGGGCTGGTTCCTTCGCGAGAACGTGCCGCGAGTCTTATCCTGGCTGGCCGTGTGCTAGTGGACGAACAGAAGCAGACCAAGGCAGGCTTTGCGATGGCTGAAGACGCGGCGATTCGCATCCTGGGTGAGGACATGCCGTACGTCAGTCGCGGTGGGTTGAAGCTGCGTGGCGCGCTGGATCACTGGAAGATTGATCTTGCGGGACGGCTGTGTGTCGATATCGGTGCTTCTACCGGCGGCTTTACGGATTGCATGTTGCAGGCTGGTGCTGTGGGTGTGCTGGCGGTGGATACGGGTTATGGGCAGCTTGCGATGTCGTTGCGTATGGACGCGCGCGTGAAGCTGCTGGAGCGCACGAATGCGCGGCTGCTGGAGCCGGGTGCGTTGCTTTCGGAAGCTGGCGCGTTGTCGGCCGATGTTGCGCCGAGTTTCTTTTCCATGGATGTTTCGTTTATCTCTGCGTCGCTGGTGATTGCGGCTGTGGTGGCTGCTTTGACGAAGCCGGAATCGAAGTGGGCGGGTGAGTGTGTGGTGCTGGTGAAACCGCAGTTTGAGGCTGGCCGTGAATGGGTGGGCAAGGGCGGTATCGTGCGCGATCCAGAGGCCTATCGCATTGCAACGGAGCGCGTGAAAGAGGCGATTCGTGTGGCGGGCGGCGAGACGATGGAGGTGATTGATTCACCGATCACCGGGATGGAAGGGAATCGGGAATTTTTGTTGTACGCACGATTTGCTTGA